One Malaclemys terrapin pileata isolate rMalTer1 chromosome 7, rMalTer1.hap1, whole genome shotgun sequence genomic region harbors:
- the OMD gene encoding osteomodulin, producing the protein MKTKKMRFLCQLSIIPLLFGAMVICQHEGYDFEDEYDQEPDDEYPPIFHFNPSVEYVVPHFPTPAKCAQECFCPPTFPLSMYCDHRKLKMIPHIPSHIQQLYLQHNDIEAVTAESFVNATALREINLSHNKIKSHMIDHGVFAKLSNLVQLHLEHNKLDEFPFPLPSSLERLFLSSNEISRLPGNALQGLVNVTMLDLCNNYLDDSLLKGKYLSNMKNLMQINLCNNRLQTMPPDLPFSLIYLSLENNLISYIPENYFNRLPKITALRMSHNNLQEVPYNVFNLSNLVELNLGHNKLKQAFYIPRSLQHLYIEDNDIEFVNITLMCPSIDPRNINHLTYIRMDQNKLTAPISTYAFFCFPHIRIIYYGEQKGSVSQSTQLRTPVVRRFLTPEEYDEAEDGHETEDGHEEGEREDDYFHPYF; encoded by the exons atgaaaacaaaaaaaatgaggTTTCTATGTCAACTATCAATTATCCCTCTTCTATTTGGAGCTATGGTCATTTGTCAGCATGAAGGTTATGACTTTGAGGATGAATATGACCAAGAGCCAGATGATGAATACCCacctatttttcattttaatcccAGTGTAGAATATGTAGTTCCTCATTTTCCTACTCCAGCCAAGTGTGCTCAAGAATGCTTTTGCCCACCAACTTTTCCATTATCAATGTATTGTGACCATCGGAAACTTAAGATGATACCACATATTCCTTCTCACATCCAACAACTCTATCTTCAGCATAATGACATTGAAGCTGTGACTGCAGAATCTTTTGTTAATGCCACTGCCTTGAGAGAAATTAACCTTAGCCATAACAAAATTAAATCTCATATGATTGACCATGGTGTTTTTGCCAAACTTTCAAATCTTGTGCAACTTCACTTAGAACACAATAAATTGGATGAATTTCCATTTCCTCTTCCCAGCTCTCTAGAACGACTCTTTCTCAGTTCCAATGAGATTTCCAGATTACCTGGAAATGCCCTGCAAGGGTTAGTAAATGTGACCATGCTTGATCTCTGCAATAACTATCTTGATGACTCCCTACTCAAAGGAAAATACTTGTCAAATATGAAAAATCTAATGCAGATCAACCTATGCAACAACAGATTACAGACTATGCCTCCTGATCTCCCATTTTCACTTATATATCTCTCTCTCGAAAATAACTTAATTTCTTACATTCCAGAAAACTATTTCAATAGACTTCCAAAAATAACTGCTCTAAGAATGTCACACAACAACCTGCAGGAAGTCCCATAtaatgtttttaacctttccaacCTTGTAGAACTCAATCTTGGACACAACAAGCTGAAGCAAGCATTCTATATTCCAAGAAGTCTGCAGCATTTGTATATTGAAGACAATGACATTGAAT TTGTAAATATTACTTTGATGTGTCCTTCTATTGATCCAAGGAATATCAATCATTTAACCTATATTCGGATGGACCAAAATAAGCTTACAGCTCCAATAAGCACATATGCATTCTTCTGCTTTCCCCACATACGCATTATTTATTATGGTGAACAAAAAGGTAGTGTCAGCCAATCAACACAACTGAGAACTCCAGTTGTCCGCAGATTTTTAACACCAGAAGAATATGATGAAGCAGAAGATGGTCACGAAACAGAAGATGGTCATgaagaaggagaaagagaagatGACTACTTTCATCCTTACTTTTAA